The following nucleotide sequence is from Paenibacillus andongensis.
ATTAATAAATTGGTGATTTTCTCGAACACCGTACCGTGAAACACGCCGACAGCCATGAAAGGGGCTTCCGTAAAGCGCAGCAGTTTCTCTGCTGTGTTGAACACGGTCCGCAGACCGAGTTCCTTGCGCAGTTCGCGCAGCTCGCCGAGCGGTGCACACCAGCGCTCCGTTGGTGCGAACAGGAAGCCAGTTCGCGCTGCGGCTGATATGAGCGCTTCACGTGACGCGTTAAGCGCGGGTACTTCAAGTGCCGCTAGCACGTCGGACAGCGTGATGCCCCATTTGGGCGGCATGCTTGGGCTGCCGTGCAGCGTAGTGGGAAGTCCGCAGGCCGCGAGAACGAACGCGGTCGGTAAAGTCGCGATGAACGTACGTGAGCGTCCATCATAAGGTCCGGCGCAATCCATGCTGCCGGGTATTGGATAGGTCTGGATGCGCTGGCGCAAAGCATCGATGAAGGCCTTCAACTCATCGGGGGATTCCATTTTGATGCGTTCTGCAACGAGAAAAGCACCTATTTGTGCTTGTGTAGCGGCTCCGGTTAGTATGAGTTCGGCAGCTTGGGATGCCTCTTCATAGGTAAGATCTCTGGCTCCGCGTTTTCCGCGTCCTACTTCTTTTAATAATGATATCATCGTTTGCGACCTCCTTGGTTCTGATCCTGTAGTATTTGATATACCTTAACGATGGAGGTAGCGACATCTACCATACGTTTACGTTCATTCATGGCTTGTTTACGCAAAAAATCATAAGCTTCTGCTTCGGAGATACCCTTGATCTCACATAAGATTCGCTTTGCCTGATCGACCCATTTGCGCTCCTCCAATTTGGAGAGAAGCTGTTCGCGCTCTTGCTGCCATTCGGTTCGCTGGAAGTAATGATTCACACCTAGGAGCAGCGCACAGTGAATTTCCAGAGGGCTCATCGCAGAACCAATCAAACCATCAATACCCGCGTCCATTCTACATTCATTAGAAGGAAAAGTGCGGGCATCACACCACCAGAAAAGGGGGAGGCTGCGATGAGCCAGCACACGGGAACGCCATGGCTCTACTTGATCAGGGCTTACTGATAATAATACCGCATCGACCTTAGGAATCATAAATGAAATTTCTTTTACATTAGATGCTACATATATGCGAAATCCCAAATCCTTCAGCATCGCTTCTGGCAAGGATTCCTTTTCATTATTCGTAACATTCGGATCGGTAGTCGACGACGAGGAGGAGGTAGCTGAGCGAGTTGGTTTAAACTCGTCGATCAGTATAAATGATTGCAACATTTGAATACCTCCAATCATGGATAGCTTTATACCTCATGGTAACTTTATGTAAGGTTTCAGTTATGAAATGATTTATTATACGGCATTACTATAGCATATGACACTAAATTTTGTCGATATGGTAGAGGGAATCTCACATATAAAATATTTGTGTTATGTTTATTGACACGAAGGGGATGTCATACTATAATCAAATTAGAAATCGGCACAATGATGTGCCACTAACGAAGGCAATGGCGCCTATCCTCTTACAAATACGTAACCGGATAGGCTATTTATGTTCTTTTTACTGAAAATCATCAAACATGC
It contains:
- a CDS encoding anthranilate phosphoribosyltransferase, whose amino-acid sequence is MISLLKEVGRGKRGARDLTYEEASQAAELILTGAATQAQIGAFLVAERIKMESPDELKAFIDALRQRIQTYPIPGSMDCAGPYDGRSRTFIATLPTAFVLAACGLPTTLHGSPSMPPKWGITLSDVLAALEVPALNASREALISAAARTGFLFAPTERWCAPLGELRELRKELGLRTVFNTAEKLLRFTEAPFMAVGVFHGTVFEKITNLLIELGVSSGIVVQGMEGSEDLSVDKRTRTFLIQEGSSELFIVDPEIYELMVEVPEVEWTAQLQAETVLSVLRGDAELPYLNMVLLNSAVRLWVSQKAGSIEEGIYLARHAIEQGAALQKFTEWTEAIKPVSTT
- a CDS encoding ANTAR domain-containing response regulator, with translation MLQSFILIDEFKPTRSATSSSSSTTDPNVTNNEKESLPEAMLKDLGFRIYVASNVKEISFMIPKVDAVLLSVSPDQVEPWRSRVLAHRSLPLFWWCDARTFPSNECRMDAGIDGLIGSAMSPLEIHCALLLGVNHYFQRTEWQQEREQLLSKLEERKWVDQAKRILCEIKGISEAEAYDFLRKQAMNERKRMVDVATSIVKVYQILQDQNQGGRKR